The genomic region GCAGCGGGCGGCGAGGTCGAACCGGTCGGGCTGGACACGCGCGCCGGTCGCCGCCGTGACGTGGCCGAAGCCGAGGTGCAGGGCGCCGTGCGCGACTGCCCAGGCCCACTCGACGGGGGCGGCCCAACTCTTGGGGTGGACGTGCAGCACGCCGTCGGAGTCGACGCGGACGAGTCCGTCGCGCGGCGACTGCTCGCAGTCCTCCTGGCGGCAGGTGCTGAACCCGATCGCGGCCAGCGCGCGGTTGGCCCGCACCATCCGCATCCCCTCGGCGAACGCCTCCGCGGCCAGGTCCTTCTTCTCGGGCTGCCCCTGATGACGCGTACGGCTCATCGCGCAATCCCCTCCCGGCCGGCGGACGCGGCGGACACCAACGTGAGGCGGCAGGGCGAGGGTCGCGCCGGGCCGGACCGACCGGCCGTCGCCGCCTCGCCGGGCCCGGCGACAGCCGCCTGCTCGCGCGAGGTGCTCCTGGCCTGGCGCGAAGTGCTCCCGGCCTGGCGCGAAGTGCTTCCGGCCTCGCGCGGGGTACTCGCCGTCCCGCGCGGAGTGCTCACCGTCGTGCCTCCACCAGGCGGGGCATGTCGCGGGCCGCCTCCACCAGGAACCACGCGGGCAGGACGGGGTTGCCGTCCTCGTCCGAGGCGATGACGCTCTGGGCGACCTCGACGGAGATCTCGGCGAGCTGCACCAGCAGGGACTTCGCGCGGTACGCGGTCTGGCGGCCGTTCGCCGAGGCGTGTTCCTTGACGGCGGGGAGTTCCTTGACGAGACGGCCCCGGAAGGACTCCGCGAGGTAGTAGAGGAGGTCGCGGTCCTCAAGGCCGCTCGGCCAGCGGGCCTCGCCCTTCAGGATGGCCTCGATGCCGAACCGGCTGCGGACGATCTTCACGTAGCCGCAGAAGGCGACCGCGTGCGCGGGCGTCAGCGTGCCGTGCGCGATCACCTTCAGCGTCGGCTCGTCGAGCGTCGGGCCGAAGGAGTGCAGCGCGTCGGAGAGCATGTGCCAGGAGCGGGGCGTCGAGAAGGGCTCCTCGGTCTTCGGCGGCTTGGACCACAGGTGGTCGGGACGGTCGACGAGGTGGTCGAGCACCCACGGGTGGATGCCGTTCGCGCCGGCCCACACCAGCCAGTCCTTCGGGGACGCCTCAAGGTGCACATGCGCGAGGCGGTTGACCAGCGCCGACGCGATCGGGCGCGCGAGCGCGTTGTCCGTCGAACGGTTGCCCGCGCCGATCACGATCGAGCCCGCCGGCAGTTCGTAGTTGCCGATGCGCCGCTCAAGGATCAGCGAGTAGAACGCCTTCTGGACGTCCGGCGTCGCCGCGTTCAGCTCGTCCAGGAACAGGCAGTACGGCTCGTCGCGGGCGATCGCCTCGGGCGGGCAGAAGACCGAGCGGCCGTCGCGGATCTGCGGTACGCCGATCAGGTCCTCCGGCGCCAGTTGCGTACCCAGCAGACTCACGCACTCAAGTCCCAGTGACTCGGCGAACTCCCTTACCAGGGAGGACTTTCCGATGCCTGGGGCGCCCCAGATGAAGACCGGCCGCACGGTCGCGAGACCGAGCAGCAGTTCCGGTATACGGGCGGGAGTGACGGTGACGGCTGCCTGCACGCAGTGGCTCCTGGGCTGTGATCGAGCGGGGCGCGCCGGTGCGCGATGTTCGATGTGTGTGATGTCCGACGTGTGTGATGTCCGACGTGTGTGATGTCCGATACGAACAGTGTGGGCGGTTCGCACACAGGACCGCAGCCCATTTTCCTCAGGCGGCCCGCCGCTGCGGGCCGGTCTCGATGGGGACCTGCGGGCCGTCGCACTCCCGCAGCCAGCGCCGCAGTACGCGGTGCACCTGCTCGGCACCGACCAGGACCTCCCCCTCCTCTCCGTCCTCTCCCTCCTCTCCGTCCTCTCCCTCCTCTCCGTCCTCCGCGTTCTCGACGGGCGCGGAGAGCGTGAGGGGCGACATCAGGAAGGGCCGCCCCTGCGCTCCGCCGAGGCCGCCGTGCGAGCCGATCTGCTCCTCGAACGCGAGGACCTCGCCCTCCTGGGGGTCGTACCAGGAGTTGACCATGATGTCCGCGGTGTGCGGGAACGCGTGCGTGCGGCGTACGGCGT from Streptomyces sp. NBC_00878 harbors:
- a CDS encoding ATP-binding protein, translating into MQAAVTVTPARIPELLLGLATVRPVFIWGAPGIGKSSLVREFAESLGLECVSLLGTQLAPEDLIGVPQIRDGRSVFCPPEAIARDEPYCLFLDELNAATPDVQKAFYSLILERRIGNYELPAGSIVIGAGNRSTDNALARPIASALVNRLAHVHLEASPKDWLVWAGANGIHPWVLDHLVDRPDHLWSKPPKTEEPFSTPRSWHMLSDALHSFGPTLDEPTLKVIAHGTLTPAHAVAFCGYVKIVRSRFGIEAILKGEARWPSGLEDRDLLYYLAESFRGRLVKELPAVKEHASANGRQTAYRAKSLLVQLAEISVEVAQSVIASDEDGNPVLPAWFLVEAARDMPRLVEARR